In a genomic window of Lycium ferocissimum isolate CSIRO_LF1 chromosome 9, AGI_CSIRO_Lferr_CH_V1, whole genome shotgun sequence:
- the LOC132030963 gene encoding receptor-like protein kinase HSL1, translating into MAKKIIPSSKILISILTFLSFISHVNSQQNSNQENTILLKLKQHWSTSPNVTKWTSSLDHCSWPGIICTQNSVTGIQLDYGNITKPIPEFICDLKNLTFLDLNHNFIPGNFPDIYNCSNLEFLDLSYNFMDGTLPEDINRLSVYLQYLNLTTNNFNGDIPKGIGGLSQLKVLELTENRFDGSFPEEIGNLLNLESLMLSFNKFAPQPIPSRFTQLNKLRNFWMTEVNLVGNIPENIGKMTNLEFLDLSINGLTGKIPDGLFQLKNLSIVYLYNNKLSGTIPQSVNSLNLDVVDLCNNSLTGKIPQDFGKLTKLTGLSLFYNQLSGKIPLGIGKLPSLVTVKLFGNKLSGEIPPDFGRFSKLEDFQVSQNQLVGKLPEGICNNKALSKMIAFGNKLTGELPVSLGNCSTLKSLRVENNRISGEIPDGLWTAEKLSTLLIHDNLLTGQLSHRVASNLSLVDISNNKFSGELPTGVGTWYSLNVFRASNNLLRGQIPQELTNLPELTKLFLDGNLFSGKFPSNISSWKTLVTLNCSKNQLSGQIPGALGLLPSLIDLDLSSNQFSGEIPSELGNLKLTSLNLSSNRLSGRIPSQLETAFATSFLNNPGLCGSNCKGETRSYKFPVKLVAALASLAAVTFLVAVSYGLFVLRSHRKRKQELVSTWKQTSFHKLDFTESDILSNLTENNIIGSGGSGQVYLVPLSRSGNCVAVKQIWRNERLDHKHEKEFLAEVQILGTIRHSNIVKLLCCIFSEESKLLVYEYMENRSLDIWLHSKKRLNSSTHLVLEWPKRLQIALGAAQGLCYMHHDCSPPVIHRDVKSSNVLLNTQFNAKIADFGLARMLLKPGDNTVTAVAGSFGYIAPEYAQKTRVTEKIDVYSFGVILLELVTGKEANLGDEDSCLADWAWHQIQKGHPMADLLDEDIKEPRYFDEICTVFKLGIFCTSTFPSSRPTMKEVLQILIQCNSSPTSGENKSETEHDVLPLLMNSRSED; encoded by the exons ATGGCCAAAAAAATAATCCCATCTTCCAAAATCTTAATTTCCATTCTCACCTTTCTCTCCTTTATCTCCCATGTAAATTCACAACAaaattcaaatcaagaaaataccATTTTACTCAAACTAAAACAACACTGGTCTACTTCACCTAATGTCACAAAATGGACATCATCATTAGACCATTGTTCTTGGCCTGGAATAATTTGTACACAAAATTCAGTCACAGGGATTCAACTTGATTATGGAAATATCACTAAACCAATCCCAGAATTCATTTGTGATCTTAAAAATCTCACATTTCTTGATTTGAACCACAATTTCATCCCTGGAAACTTTCCTGATATTTACAACTGctcaaatcttgaattcttagaCCTTTCTTATAACTTCATGGATGGCACGCTTCCCGAGGACATTAACCGTCTTTCGGTTTATCTTCAGTACTTAAACTTAACTACCAACAACTTCAATGGTGATATACCTAAAGGGATTGGTGGATTAAGTCAGCTCAAAGTACTCGAGCTAACCGAGAATCGCTTTGATGGTTCTTTCCCTGAAGAAATAGGCAATTTATTGAATCTTGAATCACTTATGTTGAGCTTCAATAAGTTTGCTCCACAACCAATTCCATCAAGATTCACACAGTTGAATAAACTGAGGAATTTTTGGATGACAGAAGTAAATTTGGTTGGAAATATCCCTGAAAATATTGGTAAAATGAcaaatcttgaatttttggaCTTGTCCATAAATGGATTGACTGGTAAAATCCCTGATGGTTTATTTCAGCTGAAAAATTTGAGTATAGTTTATTTGTACAACAATAAATTGAGTGGTACAATTCCTCAGTCAGTTAATTCATTGAATTTAGATGTTGTTGATTTGTGTAACAACAGTTTGACTGGGAAAATACCACAAGATTTTGGTAAGCTGACAAAGTTGACTGGATTGTCTTTATTTTACAACCAATTATCAGGAAAAATACCATTGGGAATAGGCAAATTACCATCTTTGGTAACTGTTAAGCTGTTTGGAAACAAATTATCAGGTGAAATTCCCCCTGATTTTGGTCGATTTTCGAAGCTTGAAGATTTCCAGGTTTCACAAAACCAACTTGTTGGGAAATTACCTGAAGGGATTTGTAATAACAAGGCCTTATCTAAGATGATTGCTTTTGGCAACAAACTCACAG GTGAATTGCCAGTTTCACTTGGAAATTGTTCCACTCTGAAGTCCCTTCGAGTCGAAAATAACCGTATTTCTGGTGAAATTCCTGATGGATTATGGACAGCAGAGAAATTATCAACCTTGTTGATACATGATAACTTGCTCACTGGTCAGCTGTCACATAGAGTTGCATCAAATTTATCCCTAGTTGATATCAGCAACAACAAGTTTTCAGGCGAATTACCAACTGGAGTGGGTACTTGGTACAGTCTAAATGTGTTTAGAGCCAGTAATAATCTCTTAAGAGGTCAAATCCCTCAAGAATTGACTAATCTTCCTGAATTAACCAAACTCTTTCTTGATGGTAATCTTTTTTCTGGAAAGTTTCCATCCAATATATCATCATGGAAGACTCTTGTTACTTTAAATTGCagcaaaaatcagctttcaggCCAAATCCCAGGTGCACTTGGCCTTTTACCAAGTCTCATTGATTTGGACTTGTCAAGTAATCAATTTTCAGGTGAAATTCCAAGTGAATTAGGTAACTTAAAGTTAACTTCACTAAACCTGTCATCTAATCGCCTGTCCGGTAGAATCCCAAGTCAGTTAGAGACAGCTTTCGCCACGAGCTTCTTGAATAATCCCGGACTTTGTGGAAGTAATTGCAAGGGGGAAACTAGGTCATACAAATTCCCGGTTAAACTTGTTGCGGCTCTTGCTAGTTTAGCAGCAGTTACTTTCCTCGTGGCGGTTTCATATGGTCTGTTCGTGTTGAGAAGTCACagaaaaagaaagcaagaatTGGTTTCAACATGGAAGCAAACATCATTCCACAAGTTAGACTTCACAGAATCAGACATTTTGTCAAATCTGACGGAAAACAACATAATCGGAAGTGGAGGATCCGGTCAG GTCTACCTCGTGCCCTTAAGTCGATCAGGAAACTGCGTTGCTGTTAAGCAGATTTGGAGAAACGAAAGGTTGGATCACAAGCATGAGAAAGAGTTTCTTGCAGAAGTTCAGATATTAGGCACGATTCGACACTCCAATATAGTGAAACTGTTATGCTGCATCTTTAGTGAAGAGTCAAAGCTTCTTGTGTATGAATATATGGAGAATAGGAGTTTGGATATATGGCTTCActcaaagaaaaggttaaatTCATCAACACATTTGGTATTGGAATGGCCTAAGAGGCTGCAAATTGCGCTAGGAGCTGCTCAAGGTCTTTGCTACATGCACCATGACTGCTCACCGCCTGTTATTCATCGAGATGTGAAGTCGAGCAACGTCCTATTGAATACTCAGTTCAATGCgaaaattgcagattttggctTAGCCAGGATGTTACTCAAGCCCGGAGACAACACAGTGACAGCAGTAGCTGGCTCTTTTGGGTACATTGCTCCAG AGTATGCGCAAAAAACTAGAGTGACAGAGAAAATTGATGTGTATAGCTTTGGAGTCATTCTTTTGGAACTGGTGACTGGAAAAGAAGCCAATCTTGGAGATGAAGATTCATGTCTTGCAGACTGGGCGTGGCACCAAATTCAAAAAGGACACCCTATGGCTGATTTATTGGACGAGGACATCAAAGAACCGCGATACTTTGATGAAATCTGCACAGTGTTCAAGCTTGGAATCTTTTGCACCAGCACATTTCCTTCGTCAAGACCAACAATGAAGGAAGTTTTGCAAATCTTGATCCAATGTAACAGTTCACCTACGTCTGGAGAAAACAAAAGTGAAACAGAACATGATGTTTTACCACTTCTTATGAACTCTAGGAGTGAGGATTGA